The Pirellulales bacterium genome includes a window with the following:
- a CDS encoding biopolymer transporter ExbD: protein MPLKTHIDEQPTMNLTSLIDVVFLLIIFFMVGTRFSEMEHNIDVQVPRVADGGALTDAPARRVINIARDGQITLDGRVVSLGDLSQALAATRQTHQEVGVIIRGDGQGEFQHVAEVMNACKQAGIAELGISVRIAGTAPKRR from the coding sequence ATGCCGCTGAAAACGCATATCGACGAACAACCGACCATGAACCTCACGTCGCTGATCGACGTGGTGTTCCTGCTGATCATTTTCTTCATGGTCGGCACCCGGTTCTCGGAGATGGAACACAACATCGACGTGCAAGTCCCGCGGGTGGCCGACGGCGGCGCCTTGACCGATGCGCCGGCTCGCCGCGTGATCAATATCGCCCGCGACGGCCAGATCACTCTCGATGGCCGGGTCGTCTCGCTGGGCGACTTGAGCCAGGCACTGGCCGCGACCCGCCAGACCCATCAGGAGGTCGGCGTCATCATTCGCGGCGACGGGCAAGGCGAATTCCAGCACGTCGCCGAGGTCATGAACGCCTGCAAGCAAGCAGGCATCGCCGAGCTGGGAATCTCGGTGCGCATCGCCGGAACGGCGCCGAAGAGACGTTGA
- a CDS encoding twin-arginine translocase TatA/TatE family subunit, with the protein MSSLFGWAPGPMELVIVAFVVLLLFGNRLPSVMRNMGRGLVEFKKGMQGTEDEPRIEGDKRGEAP; encoded by the coding sequence ATGAGCAGCTTGTTTGGCTGGGCACCCGGCCCCATGGAATTGGTGATCGTGGCCTTTGTCGTGTTGCTGCTCTTTGGCAACCGGCTGCCTTCGGTCATGCGGAACATGGGCCGTGGGCTGGTTGAGTTCAAGAAGGGGATGCAGGGAACCGAAGACGAGCCGCGCATCGAGGGCGACAAACGCGGCGAGGCTCCCTGA
- a CDS encoding twin-arginine translocase TatA/TatE family subunit: MIIVGLVALLLFGNRLPEVMRGMGQGVKEFQDGLREGTADDGEAR, from the coding sequence ATGATCATCGTGGGCCTCGTTGCGTTGCTGTTGTTCGGCAATCGCCTGCCCGAGGTGATGCGCGGCATGGGCCAGGGAGTGAAGGAATTTCAAGACGGTCTTCGCGAAGGCACCGCCGACGACGGCGAAGCGCGGTAG
- a CDS encoding twin-arginine translocase TatA/TatE family subunit, which yields MTLGNFEPLWAFLPQIGPSEMLIVGIVAVLLFGKRLPEVGRSLGRSMVEFKKGMRGIEDELTGIRRTVDAVRSPLNSYTASRPSPRVVDDRDEPTAPKFEPPSAEPKLESPAADAM from the coding sequence ATGACGCTGGGCAATTTTGAACCGTTATGGGCCTTTCTACCGCAGATCGGCCCGAGCGAAATGCTGATCGTTGGGATCGTAGCCGTGCTGCTCTTCGGCAAGCGGCTGCCCGAGGTGGGGCGATCGCTGGGTCGCAGCATGGTTGAGTTCAAGAAGGGCATGCGCGGCATCGAAGACGAGTTGACGGGCATTCGCCGCACGGTCGATGCGGTACGCTCGCCGTTGAATAGCTATACGGCCAGCAGGCCGAGCCCTCGGGTAGTCGACGATCGCGACGAACCGACGGCCCCCAAATTCGAGCCACCTTCGGCCGAGCCGAAACTCGAATCGCCCGCCGCGGATGCCATGTAG
- a CDS encoding MotA/TolQ/ExbB proton channel family protein, with translation MPRLQRRVPAGWHRVLTLTLCSTVCFFAVLDLLPRTARAQAAAAATPPTVAGAQPNQAIATRNLLRSIRDGGLAMIPLACCSFVMVVFAFERTISLRRGRVIPAPFVKRFLHQVRTGQLNREQALELCESDGSAASRVFAAAVKRWGRPAAEMEQAIEDAGMRCVFELKKYVRIFNAVSTISPLLGLLGTVFGIISAFNAIAVSNAMGRPELLASGIGEALITTATGLAIAIPALVLYLYFISRVDQLTIELDGLGQELVNIISAEAIAENGEPKARPRRREAAA, from the coding sequence ATGCCTCGGTTACAACGACGCGTGCCGGCCGGCTGGCACCGCGTGCTGACGCTGACGCTGTGCTCGACGGTGTGCTTCTTCGCGGTGCTCGATCTGCTGCCCCGCACGGCACGGGCACAAGCCGCTGCGGCTGCGACGCCGCCGACCGTGGCCGGGGCGCAGCCGAACCAGGCGATCGCCACGCGCAACCTGCTGCGTTCGATCCGCGATGGCGGGCTGGCGATGATCCCCCTGGCCTGCTGCTCGTTCGTGATGGTCGTATTCGCCTTCGAGCGGACGATCAGCTTGCGGCGCGGACGCGTGATTCCGGCCCCCTTTGTGAAGCGCTTCCTGCACCAGGTGCGCACCGGGCAGTTGAACCGCGAGCAAGCTTTAGAGCTGTGCGAAAGCGACGGCAGTGCGGCCAGCCGCGTGTTTGCCGCTGCAGTCAAGCGTTGGGGTCGCCCCGCAGCCGAGATGGAACAGGCGATCGAGGACGCCGGCATGCGGTGCGTCTTCGAATTGAAGAAATACGTGCGGATCTTCAACGCCGTGTCGACGATCAGCCCGCTGTTGGGCCTCTTGGGCACGGTGTTCGGCATCATCAGCGCGTTCAACGCGATCGCCGTGAGCAACGCGATGGGCCGGCCCGAGCTGCTGGCCAGCGGCATCGGCGAGGCGTTGATCACAACCGCCACGGGCCTGGCGATCGCGATTCCGGCCCTGGTGCTGTACCTGTATTTCATCAGCCGCGTCGATCAATTGACGATCGAGCTCGACGGCTTGGGACAAGAGCTGGTGAACATCATCTCGGCCGAGGCGATTGCCGAGAACGGCGAACCCAAGGCGCGGCCCCGCCGCCGCGAGGCCGCGGCCTAG
- a CDS encoding UDP-N-acetylglucosamine 2-epimerase, with protein sequence MSATEDADPPAAPASGVDQFQVLAWMDAAFAVLAQSRWAPQLDIEGVSALEALRSETMISLLRLGREGSQAATPTGTSLQQRLVQFARSAGYRVKMFAKEAGARSSAGRWSPARIVMFPTEPTHWQMMQPVVEELRHPGDGCACFTSRPKLWERLSAARVPLALTQACWPREINAARARGRRLALALPSDPGVQLPPFPARANPAQLRQIIYELLATYLPTVVEARTIADLLLDRVQPGVIMVGNDITLEGRVISTVAQTRGVATVTSQHGNVAGNPLHGRHLVDRLLLFGEASHRVVRAYGQGEQQLAVTGPTHLDQRPQQSGQVHALVRERLKIDGARPYVLGLLSGARQNFSLRHHLAQVEALAQASAALPDIELVAKLHRVDLTGYYTAAQQRVSGARLHVVAYGAAGYPDKIFDWLQGCRLVITGASTAAVEAMLMQVPVITMDLCNELKGVDFIDAGATWHVRSAADLPAAVRTLLDGGPQAQAIADRAATYLTDCYGPLDGKAASRAADLIRQLARRSG encoded by the coding sequence GTGAGCGCAACCGAGGATGCCGATCCCCCGGCAGCGCCCGCGTCCGGCGTCGACCAGTTCCAAGTGCTCGCTTGGATGGACGCGGCGTTCGCCGTGCTGGCGCAATCGCGTTGGGCACCGCAGCTCGATATCGAGGGCGTCTCCGCGCTCGAGGCCTTGCGTTCGGAGACGATGATCTCGCTGCTCCGGCTGGGTCGGGAAGGATCGCAAGCCGCGACCCCGACCGGTACTTCACTTCAGCAGCGGCTGGTGCAGTTCGCCCGTTCGGCCGGCTATCGCGTCAAGATGTTTGCCAAGGAGGCCGGTGCCCGCAGCAGCGCCGGGCGCTGGTCGCCCGCGCGGATCGTGATGTTTCCCACCGAGCCGACGCATTGGCAGATGATGCAGCCGGTGGTCGAAGAATTGCGCCACCCCGGCGATGGCTGCGCGTGTTTCACGTCTCGGCCCAAGTTGTGGGAACGCCTGTCAGCGGCACGCGTACCGCTCGCGTTGACGCAGGCCTGCTGGCCCCGCGAAATCAACGCTGCCCGCGCGCGCGGTCGAAGGTTGGCATTGGCGCTGCCGAGCGATCCGGGTGTACAGCTGCCGCCGTTTCCCGCCCGGGCTAATCCGGCGCAATTACGGCAAATCATCTATGAATTGCTGGCGACCTATCTGCCCACGGTGGTCGAGGCCCGCACCATTGCCGATCTGCTGCTCGATCGAGTGCAGCCCGGCGTGATCATGGTGGGCAACGATATCACGCTCGAGGGCCGCGTGATCTCGACCGTGGCTCAAACACGCGGCGTCGCGACCGTGACTTCGCAGCACGGCAACGTCGCGGGCAATCCGCTGCACGGCCGGCATTTGGTCGATCGCTTGTTGCTGTTTGGCGAGGCCAGCCATCGCGTCGTGCGCGCTTATGGCCAAGGCGAACAACAACTCGCCGTGACGGGCCCAACGCACCTCGACCAACGCCCGCAGCAATCCGGGCAAGTTCACGCCCTGGTGCGCGAGCGCTTGAAGATCGACGGCGCGCGGCCGTATGTGCTGGGATTGCTGTCTGGAGCGAGACAGAATTTTTCGCTGCGCCATCACCTGGCCCAGGTCGAGGCCCTCGCGCAGGCGAGCGCGGCGCTGCCGGACATTGAACTCGTGGCGAAGTTGCACCGCGTCGATTTGACAGGCTATTACACGGCAGCGCAGCAGCGCGTTTCCGGGGCGCGGCTGCACGTCGTCGCGTACGGGGCGGCAGGCTATCCCGACAAGATCTTCGACTGGTTGCAAGGCTGTCGGCTGGTGATTACCGGGGCTTCGACCGCGGCCGTCGAGGCAATGTTGATGCAGGTACCGGTCATCACGATGGACTTGTGCAACGAGCTCAAAGGGGTCGATTTCATCGACGCCGGGGCGACCTGGCACGTGCGCTCGGCCGCGGATTTGCCCGCGGCGGTGCGCACCTTGCTCGACGGTGGCCCACAAGCTCAGGCGATCGCTGATCGTGCGGCCACCTATTTGACCGATTGCTATGGCCCGCTCGACGGAAAGGCGGCCTCGAGGGCCGCCGACCTGATCCGGCAACTGGCTCGCCGGTCCGGTTGA